Below is a window of Pseudomonas sp. B21-040 DNA.
AACTCAAGAAAAATGCCCTCGCGCAACCGTTGACCTTGCGCCAATGGGGGCAGAACGTCGCCCGAATCCAAGAGGTCGCGAAGCTTGAATTTCGTGACCGGGTTGTCGAGCGAGTGGGGATTGTTCTGGAAAGTTTCCAGGCGGGTACGACGAAACTGGTGCCACAGGATTTGTTGTTACAGGGGGCCGGTGAGCGGGTGGGTGGCCGTTGTTATCCATTGGCACTGGCGATGGCCGCGGCGCTGCTACACAGCCCTGCCGCCGCCAATACCCTGCGCGAACGTTTCTACCTTGGGGTCATTGATCCAAAGGAAAACGACTCCGCGGTCTTTCTGAACGCGGTGGAAGAAATGCGCGGCGTGCAACTCAACGAGGTGGGTACCTCCCTCGCTCGTTCTGACGTGGCGCAGGTGGTGGCGCTACTGGAAACCAAGACGTCCCCCAGCACCTTGATGCTCAACTCCAATAACCACTCGATGCTGGTGGCGAAAACCTTTGTCGGCGAGCGCGGCCTCTATCACTTCTACGATCCGAACTTCGGTGTGTTCGAGTTTGAGCAACCACTGCTGTTTCGCGAAGCGTTGGAGCAGTTCTTTCTGGAACATGAAATGGCCAAACAGTACGCCGCCTATGGCGACGCCTTGCGGCCAACGTTTGACCTGATCGAGGTGGACGGTACACGCCTGTCCGAAACGGCGTTGCCTTCCGGTATTCGTGTGTCGGAATTGCTGCAACCCGGCCCGTTGAAGGAGCAGACATTGCCTGCACTCAGGCAGCGCCTGGCCAGTGCTCACGGCGACTCGCTGATGAGTAATCCGCGTCTGGGCAGCAGTCTGTTGGAACTCGACAGCTATGGCTGGAGCCAGCAGATACGCGAGGCGACCACTGAGCTTCTGGAAAAAAATCAGCTGGCGCAGAGGCTTGTCCCGTTATTCGAGACGTTGGAAATTACCCCGGTCGGCGAGTATCGCTTGAGCCTGATCGATCCCGAAAAGCCCGAGCACCTGGTACAAGTCATCACTAACGATCAGCGCTTGCTGCGCATCAAAACCTATTTGTCAGAGCAATTCTCGACGCTGGCGACAAAACCCCGGGCGCCGGTCAATGAGCTGGACCCGACGGGCGCCGGCAGCGTCCATACCTTGAACGCAGGGTTCACCATCCAGGCGCTGATGAACGCGTTGCGCAACCAGGAAGGTGCTGGAAAACCGTTGACGATGGCCGTTCGGTTGCACGCTTACGTCAATTACGCGCAGTTGGTACATGGCAATGCGGTCGATGTTCTTGGGCTGGTCAAACTGGTGCGACAAGCGCTGGCTGAAGAGAAGGTGATCGCTCAAACCTGTGCGCCGGTGGTGAGCGAGGCCTTGGGCCATGTCGCCAATGAAGGCGTGGGTGCGGTGTTGGGCCTGGCCAACGCAGGTTTCGATATCTATCAGTTATCCACGGCCGAAAACGACGTCGAGCGCGCGCAATACGGTACTCAACTGGCATTCGATTCCGCCAGCGTAATGCTGGCAGGGGCCGGAATTGGCGCCGGGGTGGTGGGGGCGAGTACAGCGGCCGCGGTGCTGGGTGGTGCCGGTGTGATTCTGGGTGGCCTGGCGATTGGTGCGGCAGCGCTCGCACAAGGTTTTGCCGTGATTGCCGAAGAGGTCAAACAAGTCGGATTGTTTTTTGACGGGTTGGAACGTGCGCATCGCGAAGGCGGTTATCGGTTCGATGAGGCCGCCAGCGCGTGGCTGCCTCAATCGGCCCTGGTCTTCCAGACGTTGGACCTGAAGGCCCGCACCCTGGCGTTCGGCAGCCCTGAACTGTTCCCCCTGCGTGATCATTTCGGGGTCCCTGACTTTGATGTGGATTACGAGCGAACGATTGATATTCGTCGTGAACTCGGTTTGCCAGGGCGCGCCGCGTTTGCACCCGCTGCGGGTCAGGCCATCGTGCTGCCGTGCACGCCTAAAACGGTTTACGGCTATGAATACAAATGGCTGCCCTTTTCGACACTGCGCCACAGCGTCGGGTTTGATACGGCGCGTCGCCTCGAGAAGAGGACACGGGATGGCACGCGTCTGTTTCTGTTCTCGTTCTATTCGTTTCCCGGTGACTACATTGTCTATCGCCTGAGCCCGGTCTATCAGCCCACGATGATCAATGTTCGGCTGGACGCAATCGCACGCACGCTGGTGGTGCCTGCGCTGCCGACATCGTGGCACGACAAGATCACTTATAAAATCGAAGGCGCAGGGGCGAACTGCTCGCTGGTGCTCAATCCCGGGGTGAAGATCGAACTGGAGTCGCCGAGCCAGGAGACCTCGCGTTGGTTGCTGCAAGCCTCGTGGGCGAAGGAAAGCGATGTTCGAGTGGAGCGTTTTGGCGAACTCTTTATTGGTTCAATCAACGTTGAGTTGAGCGGCAGGGGACGCAATGAAGTCCTGATAAAAATCGGCAAGGATCAAGTGTTCAAGGTCGACTTCACCCAGTTGACGTTGATGGTTATCGAGCAGGACGCGACCCCGGGCATGGATGCCCAGGCATTGCAGGATCACTTCAAGACGTTGGCCCGAGCGCATCGCCTGGGCATGCCCTACACGCCGGTACATCAGTTTCCGGTCCCGTTCGAAAAACCCGATGAACCCAGGTTTACGACCGCCTGGTATGACTCGGCTGTCGATCGCTTTCTGTATTTTCGTGACGATGATCCGGGGGAGGCCGATGGGGCATTATTGGGCGCGGTGGTCGATGGGTATGCGTATTTCTATCACCCGCTGAATTACCTTGTCTGGCAAGTCGACGCAGTGACTGGCCTGCTCCACCGACGTTATCGGCTGTTGCTCGCCGAGGCTGCCGATAGCCTCATTACCCACTGCCAGGAAGCGACGCACGGGGTGATCACTCTCGTGCAGAAGGTCACTCGTAAAGACCGGACGGTGGATGAGTTTGTCTACCAACTGCATGACGGCGAACTGTTCTTGAGTTCGATGACGCGCGACCTGGACCCGACGCTGGCAGCGGTCGTGAGCAAGCGCGAGACACTCGGCGACTGGGCTCAGGTATTGGGAGGGCATGTTGTGTTTGCGCCTGTGCCGGCAAACGGTGTGGTAACCACTGTCGACTGGCAGCCAGCGGCGTACGTCTCGATTTGCTGGAAGGTGGATTCGACGCTGCGCGACCTGGCCTGGATTCGCCGCAGTGACCGCCTGATTGTCCGCCCTGCCGCGCCGCGACACCGGGAGCGAGGCTGGCCGGATTCCATCAAAAATCTCAAAGAGCTCACGCTTGTCCCGCCCACGAATAATGAGGGGGATGTGTTCGTCGTCTACGACAAGGCTGCCGGGCATCTGTCACGCCAGCAACGAATCAACGGGGCCTGGTCTGTTGAACAGATTGAACCCGAAGGGCTGGTGAATGTGGTTGCCATTGAAGAGGAATATCTGGCGCTGACAGATAAAGGTCTGTTTTTCAATGTGACTACCGACGGTCGCCTGCAGTTGGGTGGGGTGACCGATGACTGGCTCAAGGATCGAGCACGTTGGTGGCTGGCGCTGGACAGCGTGGCCGACCAATACCCCGTCGCGAGTTTTGCCATCGTGGGCTTGAGCCACTTGCACGACCATGCCCGGTTAAGCGCCTGGTACGTGAACGATCGGCTGCTGTTATCCGATCTGGGACGTGGCGAGGAAGTACGCTTGCTGAGCGTTACGCCGGACAGCAGCGCAGCCTGGTTGCTGGCGCTGTCCACCGGTGAAATTTACCGTCAGGGCTTTATCGATCCTGTGCAACTCGACAGTGCATTTGGCCAGGGTTTGCAATTGTTGCAGGCCGGCGTGATACCGGCACCGGTGCGAGAGTGGGGGCCCTGGCGGTTTGCCGAAGTAACAGCAGCAGGCGCAGGACTTCGCGCTACGACGCTTGAAGGGATCAACGTGGAGTTGCGCTATCAGGAGTCGGTGTTGATCACGGGCGTTGATAGCCAATGGGTGGCTGTTCAGACCGCGCCGTTGCAAGACGGTCTCAAGAGGCTGGTCGAAAACCACCGGCACGCGGCGTTCCTTGCGGTTGAGGCACCCGACAGCCTGCAATGGTATGTGTCTGAAACCGGCCGATTGATTCGGGTTTCGAAAGCTTCGAATACCGACGACTTCGAACTGTTGGGGACACAGCAGCAAATCAATGTGTTGCTTCATGAGCGCAAGGACGGGCTGCTGCATACCTACCCGGGCAAGGAGCAGGCCGGCCCCGTGCGTTATGTTCAGCGCAATGCTGAAGTGCTGACCCTCGAAGGGCAGATGACCGTCAGTGACCTGATGCCGTTGATTCCCGACGACGTGCACACATTGGTCCTTCGACTGGGCCAGGGCGCCGTTACTTACTGCTTGTCGAAGGCCGTCTGGTTCAGGTTGGAGTCGGTCATTGTCGACTGCCGGGCAATACCGGGACGTGAGGCGTCAATTCCCGGCAAGTTGATCTGGGCGCTGGACAACACGGAGAAACTGACGCTGAGCAAGGTTCAGGAACACTTGGTCATTGTCGATCCCGACTGTGGGCACAGCCTGATCTTTCGCGACGTGTTCTCGGCGGACGTCACCTTGCAGGGCGAAGTGTTCCTGGCCGTAGAAGGGTATCGATCCTTTGCCGTGTCCGCGTTGGTGAAAGCGTTGCTGATCAAGCTCGGTAACGAGGACAACGTCTTGTTGAGCGAGGTTGTACCGGCGCAGCGCATCGATCTGCCGACCGCAGAGGAGGTTTCGGGCAACGGGTTGAGCTGAGTCCGGTTGACACAAGGCCGCAGGTTTTTTCGACTCTGCGGCCTTGAAGGTCAGGGCACCAGGTAGCCCTTCACCCCGGTAAAGATGATTTGCGCAGCCAATGCGCAGACGAACAACCCCATTAGCCGGCTGACGATCTGCAACCCCTGATCGCCAAGAATCCTCTCGATGTGGTTGGACAGATAAAGCACGACGCCCACGGTGAAACTGGCCAGGGCAATGCTGAGAATCGCCGTGAGTTTGTCGTCCCAATGCGGCTGGCCGATGCCCATCACCAGCAATGCACCGATGGTACCGGGGCCGACTGTCAGGGGAATGGTCAGCGGGACGATGGTCACGTCCTGCTGCACGTTGTCGGTTTGCACCGCCGACTTGCCTTGGGCCATGCCCAGCGCCGAAATGAACAACACGCTGCCGGCACCGATGCGGAACGCGTCCACGGTGATGCCGAACACAGTGAAAATCACCCGCCCGAACAAGTACAGCAAGACGCTCGACACCAGCGTGGCGATGGCCACTTTCCAGGCCAGGCGTCGTTGTTCTTTGCGCGAGTAACCGCGAGTCAAGCTGATGAAGCAGGACAATACGAAGAATGGGCTGTAGAGCACCAGCATCTTCAGGTAAACGCTGAATAACTCTTGGAGCATGGTCGGAGCTCACGGCGATTGAAATTGAAGTGGAGTCTATCAGGCGCGGGGGCGTCTGTCGGCTTGAGGCCACGATAGTTTTGCGTGCAGAAAACTACTTGGTTTGTACGGCGTATTAGTTTTTGTTAGTTGGTCTGCTGGCGTATTTTAGTTGTGGCATGGTTGTAAGCTATATGGCGTTACAGTTGTGATCTTGTTGTATTCAAGTGGTTTGTGTAACTTTGTCGCTCGGGCCCATGGAGGGCTTTTGTTAAATAAAGGAAGTGTTATGAGTATTGAATCTAATCCTGTAGTAACTTTGTCTGATCGTCTTGAGCGTTTGAACGCATATGACGTGATGCCAGAGAGTATCATTATTGTTCCGCGTGCCATGACCATCAATAGTGGCGATGTCGATCAACCGGATCGCGCCTCGATTGTGGGAGACGGCATCTTGTCTTTTGTATCGGGAATGAGCGAGCAAAATAAAACCGATATTCAACACACTTATCTCTTCGCTTCGTTGGTGGCTAATAAAAAATACCCGCGCGATGATCAAGGTAAAGAGTGGTATCAGCTTTTTCTGCAAGTAATGCAGGATTCGGGTTGGACCATCTTGCAGAAGTATTACGACACTGTTGCCGCTTCCGGCAAGAGCTTCAAGATGGATCAGTTGGTGCTGAAGATCCTCGGCTCTGCCGTCGCTGCCGCTGCCGTTCCGGGGCCGACCTCGGTTCTGATGCTGAAAGTCGCTGGTGATGCGCTGGCTGCGCTACAAACCAGTGGCAAGCCCCTTCAACTTTTCGACCAGAACATCAAGGATTCGGGGACGGGTGGGTTTGGTGTGGCCAGCTGTAAGGAAAGCCAGCACGGCGAAGTGATCATGGCGCTGGGTGCCGTCCGTTTCATTAAACGGACCAACCAGACCAAAGTCCTGTTTGTGGATTGGGACAGCAGTTCCGTCGATCTGTACAAAGGCGAAAGTCATATGACCATTGTGCCTTCCATTATTGAGCGCACTCGCGCCACCATCATCGCGAAGTTGGGTGATCGTGCACAAACCAAAATTGACGAATACGAAATCTGATCCTGTGTGATCGTTTGGCGACTACGTTGTAGTCGCCAATTTTGAATGAGTCAGGAGTTATTGATGGGTGCGCAGTATTCAGTTTTCGTTAATGCCGGTGCCGTTGTCTTACTGTCCTCCGCCCTGCTGGAGCAGGAGAGGCAGGATGTGTTGAATTCGGTGTTGTTCGCGCAATTGGTGGCTAATAAGAAATACCCGGAATTTACGCTTGGTGATGGGTGGTATGACACCTGTCAGGGGGTACTTAAGGATAGTTGGTTGCAGAGGGCGGTGGCGTGGGACAGTTTCGGAACCGATGCCGAATCGAAGCGTGCCATGGTGCAGTGGGTCGAGAGCCGACTGGAAGATCAAGCAGGTAACATTACGATTGCCGGGATCGCCGGGGTCTTTAACGATATCGCTCAATTGCCCTGCAATCATCCGGCAACTGAGCTACTGCGCGAGCAGATGTCCAGGCAAAAAAATATCGAGGTGTCGGGCACACCCGCAGAGGCAGTGAGTGACGTCAGGTTGCAAATCATTGTCGTCGGCCAAGGGGCTGTAATGAGCAGTCTCTTTATAGAGTTCGAAACCAATGTGCATACCTTAACTGATCCTTTGGGCCATTTGTTTTCCTCAGATAACGTGCTGGGCAATATCCGACTCAGATGGTTTCAAGCCAACTTGTCGTCTGTCCTTTATGTCTCCCTTCGCGATGCCATCGTAAAGAAACTGGGGGATAAGGCGGCGAAAAACATCCTGTACATTTCTGACATTAAGCCAGTTGGATTGCCATCGACAGCGGGGGCACCGTCATGACTGCAAAGGACTCCAGATTTGCCGCCGGTCAAGTGCTCAGTAGCAGTTATTCCCCACGTGCGGCGGTGGTGGGCAACAGTGTTGTTTCATTCAACGAAGGGATGTCGTCGCAGGACAGGGAAGATATCTATCTGAGTAATCTATATGCGCAGTTGGCCACTCGTTCAGCGCAAAAAGACGGCTTGGTCGGCAATTGGTTTGATTACTACAAAAACAAACTCAGGTTTCTGGGCTGGGATATGTCGCGCGCGGTCAGTCCAGGTCCTGCTGGACAGGGGCAGATGTCGGAAAGCGTTGCGCAGCAAATATCAGGGGCGGCCGGCGAGCGTTTTTCGAGTCCGGCAGAACATGCGCTCAAGTCGCTCAAGCGCAATGCCAATGCACTTGAGGTATTCGAAAGGCTTAGCCTGCAACGTGAAACGGGGCTCTTTCAAATGATTCCCTGTTGCCTGAAAGCCCCTGGAAAGATCGAAATCGCCCTGTACCACAAACAGTTCAGCACCCGCCGAAACGTCTCGCAGTTCCTGTTTTGGCCAATTGAAGAAATCGTGGAAAACAGTCGGGAAGAAATGGCGATCATTACGTTCAGCACGCTTCACTACGTGACCTTCAGAAAAAAAGTGGCGGCCGCGGTGGTGGCCGAAACCACCCGTCATTTGCATGAACTGGATATATAGGCAGCGTGTTACCTGATTGAGGTTCAGTCAGGAGGTCGGAGCGGCTGCCCGATTCTGCTGATCACGCTGGGCAACCCAATGCTCGATCAGGTCACGCAACTGCGACAGTTCGACCGGCTTGGCCATATGCCCGTCCATACCGGCCTGGCGCGCACGCTCTTTGTGCTCGGCGAGAATATGCGCGGTCAATGCCACCACGGGGGTGCGTGTGCGTTGATTGCCGACTTCCCAGGCGCGTAGTTGCTGGGTGGCAGAGAAACCATCGAGGATCGGCATTTCGCAGTCCATCAACACCAGGTCGTAGCGTTGGGCTTTCATCGCCTGCAACGCCTCTTCACCATTGCTGGCGGTGTCTGGTTGCAGGTTGAGCTTGCCGAGCATGCCGCGAATCACCTTGGTCGAGATCGTGTTGTCCTCGGCCACCAGGATGCGGAAATCGCTCGGAACCTTGACCGGAAGCGCCGAGCCGGGCGACAGGTGATGCGAAGCGGCCGGGCCTTTGTTGCGCTGACTCAGTTCGTCGGCGAGGGTGGTCTTGAGGGTATAGCCGGCCACGGGCTTGGCGAGGATGCGTTTGATCCCGCTGTTGCGTGCAATGATCTTGCTCGGTGCATTGCTGATGCCGGTCAGCATGATCAGCAGAATGTCGTGATTGAGGCTCGGGTCTTCCTTGATCTTGGCCGCCAGTTGCATGCCGGTCATGCCAGGCATGTTCTGATCCAGCAGGACCACGTCGAAGTAATCGCGCAAGTGAGCCTTGGTGCGCAGTAGTGCCAGGGCTTCCTTGCCGGACGGCACGGCGCTGACGTTCAGGCCCCAGGCACTGCATTGCTGCACCAGCACCTTGCGGCAGGTATCGTTATCGTCCACCACCAGCACGCGCGCGCCTTGCAGCGGTCCGTCGAGGTCAGAGGTCGGGTGTTCAAGCCGGTCCGGGTCCAGGGGCAGCGTCAGCCACAAGGTGCTGCCCTGGTTGGCGCCGGTCTTGATGCCGAACTCGCCCTGCATCAGGCGGATCAGTTGACGGGCGATCACCAGCCCCAAATTGCCGCCCAGACTCGTTGCCGAAAGGAAGTGCTTGCTGTGCAGTTCGGCGTGCATCAGGGCATCGCGCTCTTCTGCCTCCATCGGCACACCGCTGTCCTGCACCGCAATGCGCAGTCGCGGTTTTGCACTGCGTTCATCGAGGGCGACAACGATCAGGATTTCGCCTTCGTCGGTTTTCTTCAGCGCGTTTTCCAGCAGGCTCAGCAGGGTCTGACGCAGGCGTGTAGGGTCGCCACTGATGACGCGCGGTACTTGCGGCTGGATAAAGCTGATCAGCTCGACATTCTGCTGCTCGGCCTTGGCGCGGAAGATACTCATGCAGTCTTCGATCAAGGCGTTGAGGTCGAACTGCACGTCGTCCAGTTCGATCTGCCCTGACTCGAGCTTGGAGATGTCGAGTATCTCGTTGATCAAGGTCAGCAGCTCATTGCCGGCGCTGTGGATGGTTTGCACATAGTCGCGTTGCTTGACCGACAGGGGCGTGCCCAACAACAGTTCGGTCATGCCCAGTACACCGTTCATGGGGGTGCGGATTTCATGGCTGATTTTCGCCAGGAACTCGGCTTTTGCATTGATTTCGGCGTTGCTGGCGGCCAGGTCACGGCTGACGCTGAAGCGGTCTTCGGTGATGCGGCGCTGACGTTCACTCAGGGCGATGCTCATCAGCAGGCCGCTGATACAGATAACCACCAACAGGGTGATGATCAGATCTTGCGGTGCGAGCTGAGTCAGTCCCAGCAGCGCGGGCAGGATGACCAGTGCGCCAATGTTGAACACCACCATGGCCGCGACGAAAAAGCGTGCCGGGCGATAACCTTTTTGCCAGTGATAGGCGCTGACGAACAACATGCTCAAGCCGGCCAGAGCCACCAAGACGTAGGTGATGATGTTCAGCGGCAGTGTGTTGACGAACAACAGCAACAAGCCGCAGACGACAATGAACAGAATGTCCGCCAGCAACAATTTGTTCAGCGGGTGCGGGCCGAGCGGGGTAAAGAAGCGGTAGGCGAACATCAGGCCGCTCGGCGCGGTCAGCAGTAACGCGAGGTAGGCGCCCGGCGTCTGGATGGCGTGCCAGTCGGGTAACCATGGGCCGGCCAGGTTCAGCAGCAACAGCAGGCTGAGCATCAACAACCCTTCACACCAGGCCAGCCAAAGGCTGCTGCGCGAGCGTGTGTAGGCGTAGCGGACGAAGTTGTGCAGGATCAGCATGCTGATGCAGCCGAACAGCAGGCCGTAGATCAACGTCTGGTTCTGATCGGCCGCGGTCATGACCGCCGATTGCAGGGTGATATAAGGTCGTAACTGGTGTTCAGAGACCAGCCGCAGGTAGACGTCGAGGGTGTTGTCACTTTGCGGCAGCGGCAACATGAAGTCGCTGTTGGGCAGGGGGCGATTAGCCTGGGGTTGCCTGGTGCCGGTGTTCAATTGATCGATCAGCTTGTCGCCGTCGAGTACATACAGATTGAGTGCCGACAGATCGGGGGCGAACACCCGCAGCAATTGTTCATGCTTGCCGGGGGCCAGCCTGAAACGCAGCCACAACGCACCATCGGGCTCGGACGCCGTGAGGCGCTCGAGTTCGATGGGACTGAATTGATTGGTGTAGCGAGCGGAACGGATGTCGCTAAGCTGCAGGTCGCCCTGTTCGTCGAGCAATACCGCCCAACCACTGCCTTGCGCGGCCTGGGCCGGGAGCATGCAGAGCAGGGTCAGCAGCGTGACGGTAAGACTTATGGCAATCCTGAGCCAGCGCACGGCGAAATCCCTTCGTAGGTTGATGCCAGATTATAACTATGCGCGGTGCCGGAATAGTGCGGCAAGGACCAGCGGCCCTTGCCCGGCCAAATGAATGGCCTTATTCCTGGCTTTCGCCACGTTCACGGGCAATGGCTCGGTAGCCAATGTCCTTGCGGTAGAAGCAGCCTTCCCAATCGATTTTAGCCGCCAGTTTGTAAGCCTGCTGTTGAGCCGCATCGACGCTGGCGCCCATGGCGGTTGCGCAGAGCACCCGGCCACCGGCTGTCACGACTTGACCGTCCTTGAGTGCAGTGCCCGCGTGGAAGACTTTACCTTCCAGGGCGGCGGCTGCATCCAGACCGTTGATGGCCACGCCTTTGGCGTAATCACCCGGATAACCGCCAGCGGCGAGCACGATACCGACGCTCGGACGTGGATCCCACTGCGCTTCGACCTTGTCCAGCGCTTGTGCCAGAGCGGCCTCAACCAGCAAGACCAGGCTCGACTGCAAGCGCAGCATTACCGGCTGGGTCTCAGGATCGCCGAAACGGCAGTTGAACTCGATGACTTTTGGATTACCAGCCTTGTCGATCATCAGGCCTGCATACAGGAAGCCTGTGTAGACGTTGCCTTCATCGGCCATGCCGCGAACGGTCGGCCAGATCACCAGGTCCATGACGCGCTGATGCACCTCGCTGGTCACGACCGGGGCAGGGGAGTAAGCGCCCATGCCGCCGGTGTTCGGACCGGTGTCGCCGTCGCCGACGCGCTTGTGGTCCTGGCTGGTGGCCATTGGCAGTACGTTCTTGCCGTCGACCATGACGATGAAGCTGGCTTCTTCGCCATCCAGGAATTCTTCGATCACGACGCGCGAGCCCGCTTCGCCAAACGCGTTGCCTGCGAGCATGTCGCGCACGGCGTCTTCGGCTTCGGCCAGGGTCATGGCAACGATGACGCCTTTACCGGCGGCCAGGCCGTCGGCCTTGATCACGATCGGTGCGCCTTTTTCACGCAGATAAGCCAGGGCTGGCTCGATCTCGGTGAAGTTCTGGTAGTCGGCGGTCGGGATCTTGTGGCGCGCCAGGAAGTCTTTGGTGAAGGCTTTCGAACCTTCCAGCTGAGCGGCGCCAGCGGTCGGGCCGAAGCAGTCAAGGCCACGGCTGCGGAACAGATCGACCACGCCTGCCACCAGCGGCACTTCCGGGCCGACGATGGTCAGGGAAACGTTTTTCTCGGCAAAGTCGGCCAGTTGCTCAAGGGCCAGAACATCGATAGCGACGTTTTCGCACTTGGCTTCGATGGCGGTGCCGGCGTTGCCGGGCGCGACGAATACTTTCTGCACGCGCGGATCCTGAGCCACTTTCCAGGCCAGGGCGTGTTCACGGCCACCGCTGCCAATGATCAAAACATTCATTTCAAAAACCTCGGATGACGCTAATTCTGTGAAGGGTTGGCACTAGAGAGCGGCACAACCCCTGTAGCAGCTGCCGAAGGCTGCGTTAAGGTCGGAACGACCTTCCGGCGATAAATCGATTACGACCGTTTCGCGGCCGGACGCAGCCTGACGGCAGCTGCTACACCGACCGCGTTTCGCTTAGTGACGGAAGTGGCGCATGCCAGTAAAGACCATCGCGATGCCAGCCTCGTCGGCTGCTGCAATCACTTCGTTGTCACGCATCGAGCCGCCTGGCTGGATCACCGCAGTGATACCCACCTTGGCCGCGTTGTCCAGACCGTCGCGGAACGGGAAGAAAGCGTCCGATGCCATGACCGAACCGGCTACTTGCAGACCGGCATGTTCAGCCTTGATCGCAGCGATACGGGCGGAGTTCACACGGCTCATCTGGCCAGCGCCGACACCGATGGTCTGGCGGTTCTTGGCGTAGACGATGGCGTTGGACTTGACGTACTTGGCGACTTTCCAGGCGAAGATCAAGTCGTGGATTTCCTGTTCGGTCGGTGCGCGTTTGGTCACGACTTTCAGGTCGTCGGCACCGATCATGCCAATGTCGCGGCTCTGTACCAACAGGCCACCGTTGACGCGCTTGTAGTCCCAGGCAGCGGCGCGATCAGCCGACCATTCGCCGCAGGCCAGCAGGCGCACGTTGGCCTTGGCGGCGACAATGGCGCGAGCTTCTTCGCTGACGCTCGGGGCGATGATCACTTCGACGAACTGACGCTCGACGATGGCTTTGGCGGTCTCGGCATCCAGTTCACGGTTGAAGGCGATGATGCCGCCGAAGGCCGATTCGGTGTCGGTGGCGTAAGCCAGTTCGTAGGCCTGACGGATACCGCCTTCAGCGTCCGGGCTTACGGCAACGCCGCACGGGTTGGCGTGCTTGACGATCACGCAGGCTGGCTTGACGAAGCTCTTCACGCATTCCAGCGCGGCGTCGGTGTCGGCCACGTTGTTGTACGACAATTCTTTGCCTTGCAGTTGGGTCGCGGTGGCGATGCCCACTTCGGCAGGCTTGGCTTCCACGTAGAACGCCGCGCTCTGGTGCGGGTTCTCGCCGTAGCGCATTTCCTGAGCCTTGATGAACTGGCTGTTGAAGGTGCGCGGGAATTCGCTACGACCTTCTGTGCTGAGGGTGTCAGCCGCCTGGTTCACAGTGCCCATGTAGTTGGCGATCATGCCGTCGTAGGCGGCGGTGTGTTCGAACGCCTTGAGCATCAGGTCGAAACGCT
It encodes the following:
- a CDS encoding hybrid sensor histidine kinase/response regulator, which encodes MRWLRIAISLTVTLLTLLCMLPAQAAQGSGWAVLLDEQGDLQLSDIRSARYTNQFSPIELERLTASEPDGALWLRFRLAPGKHEQLLRVFAPDLSALNLYVLDGDKLIDQLNTGTRQPQANRPLPNSDFMLPLPQSDNTLDVYLRLVSEHQLRPYITLQSAVMTAADQNQTLIYGLLFGCISMLILHNFVRYAYTRSRSSLWLAWCEGLLMLSLLLLLNLAGPWLPDWHAIQTPGAYLALLLTAPSGLMFAYRFFTPLGPHPLNKLLLADILFIVVCGLLLLFVNTLPLNIITYVLVALAGLSMLFVSAYHWQKGYRPARFFVAAMVVFNIGALVILPALLGLTQLAPQDLIITLLVVICISGLLMSIALSERQRRITEDRFSVSRDLAASNAEINAKAEFLAKISHEIRTPMNGVLGMTELLLGTPLSVKQRDYVQTIHSAGNELLTLINEILDISKLESGQIELDDVQFDLNALIEDCMSIFRAKAEQQNVELISFIQPQVPRVISGDPTRLRQTLLSLLENALKKTDEGEILIVVALDERSAKPRLRIAVQDSGVPMEAEERDALMHAELHSKHFLSATSLGGNLGLVIARQLIRLMQGEFGIKTGANQGSTLWLTLPLDPDRLEHPTSDLDGPLQGARVLVVDDNDTCRKVLVQQCSAWGLNVSAVPSGKEALALLRTKAHLRDYFDVVLLDQNMPGMTGMQLAAKIKEDPSLNHDILLIMLTGISNAPSKIIARNSGIKRILAKPVAGYTLKTTLADELSQRNKGPAASHHLSPGSALPVKVPSDFRILVAEDNTISTKVIRGMLGKLNLQPDTASNGEEALQAMKAQRYDLVLMDCEMPILDGFSATQQLRAWEVGNQRTRTPVVALTAHILAEHKERARQAGMDGHMAKPVELSQLRDLIEHWVAQRDQQNRAAAPTS
- the purD gene encoding phosphoribosylamine--glycine ligase; amino-acid sequence: MNVLIIGSGGREHALAWKVAQDPRVQKVFVAPGNAGTAIEAKCENVAIDVLALEQLADFAEKNVSLTIVGPEVPLVAGVVDLFRSRGLDCFGPTAGAAQLEGSKAFTKDFLARHKIPTADYQNFTEIEPALAYLREKGAPIVIKADGLAAGKGVIVAMTLAEAEDAVRDMLAGNAFGEAGSRVVIEEFLDGEEASFIVMVDGKNVLPMATSQDHKRVGDGDTGPNTGGMGAYSPAPVVTSEVHQRVMDLVIWPTVRGMADEGNVYTGFLYAGLMIDKAGNPKVIEFNCRFGDPETQPVMLRLQSSLVLLVEAALAQALDKVEAQWDPRPSVGIVLAAGGYPGDYAKGVAINGLDAAAALEGKVFHAGTALKDGQVVTAGGRVLCATAMGASVDAAQQQAYKLAAKIDWEGCFYRKDIGYRAIARERGESQE
- the purH gene encoding bifunctional phosphoribosylaminoimidazolecarboxamide formyltransferase/IMP cyclohydrolase — translated: MTDQTTRLPIRRALISVSDKTGILEFAKELEALGVEILSTGGTFKLLRDNGVAAVEVADYTGFAEMMDGRVKTLHPKIHGGILGRRGIDDAIMNEHGIKPIDLVAVNLYPFEATINKPGCDLPTAIENIDIGGPTMVRSAAKNHKDVAIVVNASDYANVLESLKAGGLTYAQRFDLMLKAFEHTAAYDGMIANYMGTVNQAADTLSTEGRSEFPRTFNSQFIKAQEMRYGENPHQSAAFYVEAKPAEVGIATATQLQGKELSYNNVADTDAALECVKSFVKPACVIVKHANPCGVAVSPDAEGGIRQAYELAYATDTESAFGGIIAFNRELDAETAKAIVERQFVEVIIAPSVSEEARAIVAAKANVRLLACGEWSADRAAAWDYKRVNGGLLVQSRDIGMIGADDLKVVTKRAPTEQEIHDLIFAWKVAKYVKSNAIVYAKNRQTIGVGAGQMSRVNSARIAAIKAEHAGLQVAGSVMASDAFFPFRDGLDNAAKVGITAVIQPGGSMRDNEVIAAADEAGIAMVFTGMRHFRH